In Pseudomonas sp. PDM14, a genomic segment contains:
- a CDS encoding glutaredoxin family protein — protein MKRILLILAALAVWQQWERIEPLLGLREKPVRVGDSQVVLYATSWCGYCAKTRVFLAQQNIPYREVDIEKSASGRKAYEALGGRGIPVLDINGTIIHGYDPQGIRAAY, from the coding sequence GTGAAGAGAATTCTGCTGATCCTGGCGGCGCTTGCCGTCTGGCAACAGTGGGAGCGAATCGAACCGCTTCTCGGCCTGCGGGAAAAACCCGTGCGAGTCGGTGACAGCCAGGTGGTGCTCTACGCCACGTCCTGGTGCGGCTACTGCGCCAAGACCCGCGTGTTTCTCGCGCAGCAGAACATCCCCTATCGCGAGGTCGACATCGAGAAGTCCGCCAGCGGGCGTAAGGCGTATGAGGCCCTGGGTGGGCGCGGCATCCCGGTGCTCGACATCAACGGCACCATCATCCACGGCTACGATCCACAGGGCATTCGCGCGGCTTACTGA
- a CDS encoding glutathione S-transferase family protein — protein sequence MHELILHHYPTSPFAEKARLLLGFKQLSWRSVMISPVMPKPDLVALTGGYRKTPVLQIGADIYCDTALIARRLDAEKATPALFPEGQEFIAASFAQWVDSVIFQHAVSLVFQPESVAVRFAKLPPEAIKAFVADRAGLFSGGTATRVPAETAKHNWPVIMARLEQQLARESGDFLFGEPSIADFALAHCLWFLKGTPVTSPLVDAYPAVSAWLGRVLGFGHGSASEMSAAQAIEIAREATPAALPQEQFHEPNGFQAGQQVKIAATDYGVDPVQGELLFAGSEELILRREDERAGTVHVHFPRLGFRIEAL from the coding sequence ATGCACGAGTTGATCCTTCATCACTACCCGACTTCGCCCTTTGCCGAGAAGGCCCGTCTGTTGCTCGGCTTCAAGCAGCTGTCCTGGCGTTCGGTGATGATTTCCCCGGTGATGCCCAAGCCCGATCTGGTCGCGCTGACCGGCGGCTACCGCAAGACGCCAGTGCTGCAGATCGGCGCAGACATCTATTGTGATACCGCGCTGATCGCACGCCGTCTCGACGCGGAAAAGGCCACTCCAGCACTGTTTCCGGAAGGTCAGGAATTCATCGCGGCGAGTTTTGCCCAGTGGGTCGACTCGGTGATCTTCCAGCACGCGGTGAGCCTGGTGTTCCAGCCCGAGTCGGTGGCCGTGCGTTTCGCCAAGCTGCCGCCCGAGGCGATCAAGGCCTTCGTCGCTGACCGCGCCGGCCTGTTCAGCGGTGGCACCGCGACCCGCGTGCCGGCGGAAACCGCCAAGCACAACTGGCCGGTGATCATGGCGCGCCTGGAGCAGCAACTGGCCCGCGAGTCGGGTGATTTCCTGTTCGGTGAGCCATCGATTGCCGACTTCGCCCTGGCCCACTGCCTGTGGTTCCTCAAGGGCACGCCGGTGACTTCGCCCCTGGTCGATGCCTACCCGGCCGTCAGCGCCTGGCTCGGTCGCGTGCTCGGTTTCGGCCATGGCTCGGCCTCCGAGATGAGCGCGGCGCAGGCCATCGAGATCGCCCGTGAGGCGACCCCGGCAGCGCTGCCGCAGGAGCAGTTCCATGAGCCGAACGGCTTCCAGGCCGGGCAACAGGTGAAGATCGCCGCGACCGACTATGGCGTCGATCCGGTGCAGGGCGAACTGCTGTTCGCCGGCAGCGAGGAGCTGATCCTGCGCCGCGAGGACGAGCGTGCCGGCACCGTGCATGTGCATTTCCCGCGTCTGGGTTTCCGCATCGAAGCGCTCTGA
- a CDS encoding GIY-YIG nuclease family protein has protein sequence MSETCAAEPAAATSEKTWFVYLVRAENGALYCGISDDPQRRFAQHCRGKGARFFHSSPARALVYIEACTAKGDALRRERAIKALAKQAKERLSQAWLMQQVDATPSG, from the coding sequence ATGAGTGAGACCTGTGCCGCGGAACCTGCCGCGGCCACATCGGAAAAGACCTGGTTCGTCTACCTGGTGCGCGCGGAGAACGGCGCGTTGTACTGCGGTATCAGCGATGACCCGCAGCGCCGCTTCGCCCAGCATTGCCGTGGCAAGGGCGCGCGCTTTTTCCATTCCAGCCCGGCGCGTGCACTGGTCTATATCGAGGCCTGTACGGCCAAGGGTGATGCCCTGCGCCGCGAGCGGGCGATCAAGGCCCTGGCCAAGCAGGCCAAGGAGCGCCTTAGCCAGGCCTGGCTCATGCAGCAGGTTGATGCCACGCCATCAGGCTGA
- a CDS encoding nuclear transport factor 2 family protein, producing the protein MSHANAELITRFYQAFQRLDAETMAACYSADVQFSDPVFTDLRGRDAADMWRMLAARAQNFSLTFDSVQADDQRGSAHWVATYLFSKTGNTVVNRIQANFRFVDGLIVEHRDHFDLWRWSRQALGTKGLLLGWAPPVHNAIRAQAAAGLRAWQSGR; encoded by the coding sequence ATGAGCCACGCCAACGCCGAACTGATCACCCGTTTCTACCAGGCCTTTCAGCGTCTGGATGCCGAGACCATGGCCGCCTGCTACAGCGCCGACGTGCAGTTCAGCGATCCGGTGTTCACCGACCTGCGCGGACGCGATGCCGCTGACATGTGGCGCATGCTCGCCGCTCGGGCACAGAACTTCTCCCTGACCTTCGACAGTGTCCAGGCTGACGACCAGCGGGGCAGTGCGCACTGGGTGGCGACCTACCTGTTCAGCAAGACCGGCAATACGGTGGTCAACCGTATTCAGGCCAACTTCCGTTTCGTCGATGGCCTAATCGTCGAGCACCGCGATCACTTCGACCTGTGGCGCTGGAGTCGTCAGGCGCTGGGCACCAAGGGGCTGCTGCTGGGTTGGGCGCCGCCGGTGCATAACGCCATTCGTGCCCAGGCTGCGGCGGGCCTGCGTGCCTGGCAGTCAGGCCGCTGA
- a CDS encoding GlxA family transcriptional regulator, giving the protein MIRVALYVGPQTVCSSLSMADDAFRLANLLAGERLFETFRVSQDGQPVELGFMQVRVDGDLQRAEQADLVLIPASGSSVPRMLDGNAPLLAWLAHRPVRQQLASLCSGAFLLGAAGALDGRRATTHWSLAGDFRKRFPLAQLQIEQLFTEDTNRFCSGGAQAGLDLCLHLVAWHAGDWLAQRLASSLVVERERGPQARFAPLLPEPGAEDGLIAPLLRWLQQHHHEAIDLERLAAQTHCSTRTLLRRFKAATGLTPNDYLQRLRISAAQTALRNPARSLEQVAMQVGYADRATFAKLFKQLCGETPGAFRKRLNHRPATPQ; this is encoded by the coding sequence ATGATTCGAGTCGCCCTGTACGTCGGTCCACAAACCGTGTGTTCCAGCCTGAGCATGGCCGACGATGCGTTTCGCCTGGCCAACCTGCTGGCCGGCGAACGCCTGTTCGAGACGTTCCGGGTCAGCCAGGACGGCCAGCCGGTGGAGCTCGGCTTCATGCAGGTACGTGTGGATGGAGACCTGCAGCGCGCCGAGCAGGCCGACCTGGTGCTGATCCCGGCCAGCGGCAGCTCGGTGCCCCGCATGCTTGACGGTAATGCCCCCCTGCTAGCCTGGCTGGCTCATCGCCCTGTCCGCCAGCAACTGGCCAGCCTGTGCAGCGGCGCATTCCTGCTCGGCGCCGCTGGCGCGCTGGACGGCCGCCGCGCGACGACGCACTGGTCGCTGGCCGGCGATTTCCGTAAGCGTTTCCCCCTGGCGCAACTGCAGATCGAGCAACTGTTCACCGAGGACACCAACCGCTTCTGCTCGGGCGGCGCCCAGGCGGGCCTCGACCTGTGCCTGCACCTGGTCGCCTGGCACGCCGGCGACTGGCTGGCGCAGCGCCTGGCCAGCAGCCTGGTGGTCGAACGTGAACGCGGCCCGCAGGCGCGCTTCGCCCCGCTGCTACCCGAGCCTGGCGCTGAAGACGGGTTGATCGCACCGCTGCTGCGCTGGTTGCAGCAGCACCATCACGAAGCCATCGATCTGGAGCGTCTGGCGGCTCAGACGCACTGCTCGACCCGTACCCTGCTGCGACGCTTCAAGGCGGCCACCGGGTTGACGCCCAACGACTATTTGCAGCGCCTGCGCATCAGCGCCGCACAGACGGCCCTGCGCAACCCGGCGCGCTCGCTGGAGCAGGTGGCGATGCAGGTCGGGTACGCCGACCGTGCGACCTTCGCCAAGCTGTTCAAGCAATTGTGTGGTGAGACGCCCGGAGCGTTCCGCAAGCGCCTTAACCATCGGCCGGCCACGCCCCAGTAG
- a CDS encoding amino acid ABC transporter ATP-binding protein — translation MSEANKQPNAEPIIQLQGVNKWYGQFHVLKDINLNVQQGERIVLCGPSGSGKSTTIRCINRLEEHQQGRIVVDGTELTSDLKHIEAIRSEVGMVFQHFNLFPHLTVLQNCTLAPMWVRKMPKRQAEEIAMHYLERVRIPEQAHKFPGQLSGGQQQRVAIARALCMKPKIMLFDEPTSALDPEMVKEVLDTMIGLAQDGMTMLCVTHEMGFARTVANRVIFMDKGEIVEQNEPNAFFTNPQNERTKLFLSQILH, via the coding sequence ATGAGTGAAGCCAACAAACAGCCAAACGCCGAGCCGATCATTCAGCTGCAGGGCGTGAACAAGTGGTACGGCCAGTTCCACGTGCTCAAGGACATCAACCTCAACGTGCAGCAGGGCGAGCGCATCGTCCTCTGCGGCCCGTCGGGTTCCGGCAAGTCGACCACCATCCGCTGCATCAACCGCCTGGAAGAACACCAGCAGGGGCGCATCGTGGTCGACGGTACCGAGCTGACCAGCGACCTCAAGCACATCGAGGCGATCCGCAGCGAAGTGGGCATGGTGTTCCAGCACTTCAACCTGTTCCCGCACCTGACCGTGCTGCAGAACTGCACCCTGGCACCGATGTGGGTGCGCAAGATGCCCAAGCGCCAGGCCGAGGAAATCGCCATGCATTACCTGGAGCGCGTGCGCATTCCGGAGCAGGCGCACAAGTTTCCCGGCCAGCTCTCCGGCGGCCAGCAGCAGCGCGTGGCGATTGCCCGTGCCCTGTGCATGAAGCCGAAGATCATGCTGTTCGACGAGCCGACCTCGGCCCTCGACCCGGAGATGGTGAAAGAGGTGCTCGACACCATGATCGGCCTGGCCCAGGACGGCATGACCATGCTCTGCGTGACCCACGAAATGGGCTTCGCCCGCACCGTGGCGAACCGGGTGATCTTCATGGACAAGGGCGAAATCGTCGAACAGAACGAGCCCAACGCCTTCTTCACCAACCCGCAGAACGAACGGACCAAGCTGTTCCTCAGCCAGATCCTGCACTGA
- a CDS encoding amino acid ABC transporter permease, with protein MQTHTFKPDLPPPPMSVGVVAWLRSNLFSSWFNTLLTLLAIYLVWKIVPPLLQWALFQADWTGTTRADCTSEGACWVFIKERFSQFMYGFYPEALRWRVDLTLWLAVIGAAPLFVPAMPRKALYGAGFLVVYPLLAFWLLHGGFFGLSEVSTSQWGGLMLTLVIAAVGIAGALPLGILLALGRRSNMPAIRVICVTFIEFWRGVPLITVLFMSSVMLPLFLPEGMNFDKLVRALIGVILFQSAYIAEVVRGGLQAIPKGQYEAAAAMGLGYWRTMGLVILPQALKLVIPGIVNTFIALFKDTSLVIIIGLFDLLNSIKQATTDPAWLGMATEGYVFAALVFWIFCFGMSRYSMHLERKLDTGHKR; from the coding sequence ATGCAGACTCATACCTTCAAACCTGATTTGCCGCCGCCGCCAATGAGCGTCGGCGTGGTGGCCTGGTTGCGCAGCAACCTGTTCTCCAGCTGGTTCAACACCCTGCTGACCCTGCTGGCCATCTACCTAGTGTGGAAGATCGTGCCGCCGCTGCTGCAGTGGGCGCTGTTCCAGGCCGACTGGACCGGTACCACCCGTGCCGATTGCACCAGCGAGGGCGCCTGCTGGGTGTTCATCAAGGAACGCTTCAGCCAGTTCATGTACGGCTTCTACCCGGAAGCGCTGCGCTGGCGGGTCGATCTGACCCTGTGGCTGGCAGTCATCGGCGCGGCACCGCTGTTCGTCCCGGCGATGCCGCGCAAGGCGTTGTACGGTGCGGGCTTCCTGGTGGTCTATCCGCTGCTGGCGTTCTGGCTGCTGCACGGTGGTTTCTTCGGCCTCAGCGAAGTATCGACCAGCCAGTGGGGCGGCCTGATGCTGACCCTGGTGATCGCCGCCGTCGGTATCGCCGGTGCCTTGCCGCTGGGTATCCTGCTGGCCCTGGGGCGTCGCTCCAACATGCCGGCGATTCGCGTGATCTGCGTGACCTTCATCGAGTTCTGGCGCGGTGTGCCGCTGATCACCGTGCTGTTCATGTCCTCGGTGATGCTGCCGCTGTTCCTGCCCGAAGGCATGAACTTCGACAAGCTGGTGCGTGCCCTGATCGGCGTGATCCTGTTCCAGTCGGCGTACATCGCCGAGGTGGTGCGCGGCGGCCTGCAGGCCATCCCCAAAGGTCAGTACGAGGCCGCCGCGGCCATGGGCCTGGGCTACTGGCGCACCATGGGCCTGGTGATCCTGCCGCAAGCCCTGAAGCTGGTCATCCCGGGCATCGTCAACACCTTCATCGCCCTGTTCAAGGACACCAGCCTGGTGATCATCATCGGCCTGTTCGACCTGCTCAACAGCATCAAGCAAGCCACCACCGATCCGGCCTGGCTGGGTATGGCCACCGAGGGCTACGTGTTCGCCGCCCTGGTGTTCTGGATTTTCTGTTTCGGCATGTCCCGCTACTCCATGCATCTGGAGAGAAAGCTGGATACCGGCCACAAGCGTTAG
- a CDS encoding amino acid ABC transporter permease has product MQNTATNSSRPRPSVWTDPQIRAWVFQILAVVAVIALGWYLFDNTQTNLQQRGIISGFGFLDNSAGFGISQHLIDYTESDSYGRVFVIGLLNTLLVSVIGIVFATLLGFILGVARLSPNWLIRKLATIYIETFRNIPPLLQIFFWYFAVLLPLPGPKQGVNIADTFFLSNRGLNMPGPSATDGFLPFFIALVLSIVAVVMLTRWARKRFEATGKPFRTVIASIAILLLVPGLCVLLFGDPFHWTVPELKGFNFRGGVVIIPELMALTLALTVYTAAFIAEIVRSGIQAVSHGQTEAARSLGLKPTVTLRKVIIPQALRVIIPPLTSQYLNLAKNSSLAAGIGYPDMVSLFAGTVLNQTGQAIEAIAITMSVYLAISISISILMNWYNKRIALIER; this is encoded by the coding sequence ATGCAAAACACTGCCACCAATTCCTCGCGTCCGCGGCCATCGGTATGGACCGACCCGCAGATCCGCGCCTGGGTCTTCCAGATTCTTGCCGTCGTCGCCGTCATCGCCCTGGGCTGGTATCTGTTCGACAACACCCAGACCAACCTGCAACAACGCGGCATCATTTCCGGCTTCGGGTTTCTCGATAACAGCGCCGGCTTCGGTATCTCCCAGCACCTGATCGACTACACCGAGAGCGACTCCTACGGCCGCGTCTTCGTCATCGGCCTGCTCAATACCCTGCTGGTGTCGGTGATCGGCATCGTGTTCGCCACCTTGCTCGGCTTCATCCTCGGTGTCGCGCGCCTGTCGCCGAACTGGCTGATCCGCAAGCTGGCAACCATCTACATTGAGACCTTCCGCAACATCCCGCCGCTGCTGCAGATCTTCTTCTGGTACTTCGCGGTGCTGCTGCCGCTGCCAGGGCCGAAGCAGGGCGTGAACATCGCCGACACCTTCTTCCTCAGCAACCGCGGCCTGAACATGCCAGGCCCGTCGGCAACCGATGGCTTCTTGCCGTTCTTTATCGCCCTGGTGTTGTCGATCGTCGCCGTGGTCATGCTCACCCGCTGGGCGCGCAAGCGCTTCGAGGCCACCGGCAAGCCGTTCCGTACCGTGATTGCGTCGATCGCCATTCTGCTGCTGGTGCCGGGCCTGTGCGTTCTGCTGTTCGGTGACCCCTTCCACTGGACCGTACCGGAGCTCAAGGGCTTCAACTTCCGTGGCGGTGTGGTGATCATTCCCGAGCTGATGGCCCTGACTCTGGCTTTGACCGTGTACACCGCGGCGTTCATCGCCGAGATCGTGCGCTCCGGCATCCAGGCGGTCAGCCACGGACAGACCGAAGCTGCACGTTCGCTGGGCCTCAAGCCCACCGTGACCCTGCGCAAGGTCATCATCCCGCAGGCCCTGCGCGTGATCATCCCGCCGCTCACCAGCCAGTACCTGAACCTGGCGAAGAACTCGTCGCTGGCCGCCGGTATCGGCTATCCGGACATGGTCTCGCTGTTCGCCGGTACGGTACTCAACCAGACCGGACAGGCGATCGAGGCGATTGCCATCACCATGAGCGTGTACCTGGCCATCAGCATCAGCATTTCGATCCTGATGAACTGGTACAACAAGCGCATTGCGCTGATCGAGCGGTAA
- a CDS encoding amino acid ABC transporter substrate-binding protein, whose product MKMVKSTLAVLTTAAVLGVSGFAHAGATLDAVKKKGFVQCGISDGLPGFSYADAKGNYLGIDVDICRAVAAAVFGDASKVKFSPLTAKERFTALQSGEVDVLSRNTTWTSSRDAAMGLNFTGVTYYDGQGFLVSKKLGVSSAKELDGATVCIQAGTTTELNLADYFRANGLKYTPITYDTSDESAKSLESGRCDVLTSDQSQLYAQRIKLAAPDDYVVLPEVISKEPLGPSVRQGDEEWFDIVRWSLYAQLNAEELGVTSANVEEMAKSTKNPDIARLLGAEGDFGKDLKLPKDWAVQIVKQVGNYAEIFDRNVGAGSELKIERGLNALWNKGGMQYAPPVR is encoded by the coding sequence ATGAAGATGGTGAAATCCACCCTGGCTGTATTGACCACGGCTGCGGTACTCGGTGTGAGCGGTTTCGCGCACGCGGGTGCCACTCTGGATGCGGTGAAGAAGAAAGGCTTCGTGCAATGCGGTATCAGTGATGGTTTGCCAGGTTTCTCCTACGCCGACGCCAAGGGTAACTACCTGGGTATCGACGTGGATATCTGCCGCGCCGTAGCTGCCGCTGTATTCGGCGACGCCTCCAAAGTGAAATTCAGCCCGCTGACCGCCAAAGAGCGCTTCACCGCGCTGCAATCGGGCGAAGTCGACGTGCTGTCGCGCAACACCACCTGGACCAGCTCGCGTGATGCGGCCATGGGCCTGAACTTCACCGGCGTGACCTACTACGACGGTCAAGGCTTCCTGGTCAGCAAGAAACTCGGCGTTTCCAGCGCCAAGGAACTGGACGGCGCCACCGTGTGCATCCAGGCCGGTACCACCACCGAGCTGAACCTGGCCGACTACTTCCGCGCCAACGGTCTGAAGTACACCCCGATCACGTACGACACCTCCGACGAAAGCGCCAAGTCGCTGGAATCCGGTCGTTGCGACGTACTGACCTCCGACCAGTCCCAGCTCTACGCTCAGCGTATCAAGCTGGCCGCTCCGGACGATTATGTCGTTCTGCCGGAAGTGATCTCCAAGGAGCCGCTCGGCCCATCCGTACGTCAGGGTGACGAGGAATGGTTCGACATCGTTCGCTGGTCGCTCTACGCACAGCTGAACGCCGAGGAGCTGGGCGTGACTTCGGCCAACGTCGAGGAAATGGCCAAGTCCACCAAGAACCCGGACATCGCACGTCTGCTGGGTGCCGAGGGTGACTTCGGCAAAGACCTGAAACTGCCGAAAGACTGGGCCGTTCAGATCGTCAAGCAAGTGGGTAACTACGCTGAAATCTTTGATCGCAACGTCGGTGCCGGCAGCGAGCTGAAGATCGAGCGTGGCCTCAACGCCCTGTGGAACAAGGGTGGCATGCAGTACGCACCGCCGGTGCGCTGA
- a CDS encoding alpha/beta hydrolase: MSEPLILEPTHPADACVIWLHGLGADRYDFQPVAEALQKQLTTTRFVLPQAPTRAVTINNGWAMPSWYDILAMSPARAINQEQLEASAQMVIDLIEAQRDGGIDPARIFLAGFSQGGAVVYHTAFLRWAGPLGGVLALSTYAPTFGESLTLAPNRQNLPVLCLHGSRDDVVLPDMGRAAHDALQALDGNVTWQDYPMGHEVVIEEIRDIAAWLGKQLG, translated from the coding sequence ATGAGCGAGCCCTTGATCCTGGAACCCACACATCCGGCTGATGCCTGCGTCATCTGGTTACACGGCCTGGGTGCCGACCGTTACGATTTCCAGCCGGTGGCAGAAGCGCTGCAGAAACAACTGACCACCACACGCTTCGTCCTGCCGCAGGCACCGACTCGCGCCGTAACCATCAATAACGGCTGGGCCATGCCGAGCTGGTACGACATCCTCGCCATGAGCCCGGCGCGGGCGATCAACCAGGAACAGCTGGAAGCCTCAGCACAGATGGTGATCGACCTGATCGAGGCGCAGCGCGACGGCGGCATCGACCCGGCACGCATCTTCCTCGCCGGGTTCTCCCAGGGCGGCGCGGTGGTCTACCACACCGCCTTTCTGCGCTGGGCCGGCCCGCTGGGCGGCGTGCTCGCGCTGTCGACGTACGCCCCCACCTTCGGCGAGAGCCTGACCTTGGCGCCGAACCGGCAGAACCTGCCCGTGCTGTGCCTGCATGGCAGCCGCGATGACGTGGTGCTGCCAGACATGGGCCGCGCCGCCCACGATGCACTGCAGGCACTCGACGGCAACGTCACCTGGCAGGACTATCCGATGGGTCATGAGGTGGTGATCGAGGAAATCCGCGATATCGCCGCGTGGCTCGGCAAACAGCTAGGCTGA
- a CDS encoding GGDEF domain-containing protein — translation MKNAHWQQDLQQVKQVRLFQNVAADSLEQLLREFRACELETGEVLLSPFNRNQFLYLLLDGELKVYLGSLDNQPVSTLLPGECAGEISFIDNDHPSAYVVATAPSLVLRLHRESLVNLFKQSPQLMQNLLELLCDRVRQGNRIILDSEQNANVDTLTGCFNRRWLEHVYERESTRCAFNEQPMCMLMLDVDHFKAYNDQHGHLAGDYALCLVAHTLRNQLRPKDSMARYGGEEFVILLPEIDEEEARNIGERLRQSLEQISSFYSPVGILPGVTVSIGMALMQPKDSLEGLIARADCALYKAKQQGRNCLCG, via the coding sequence ATGAAAAACGCCCACTGGCAGCAAGATCTGCAACAAGTCAAACAGGTGCGTCTATTCCAGAACGTCGCCGCAGACAGCCTTGAGCAATTGCTCAGAGAGTTCCGTGCCTGCGAGCTGGAAACCGGTGAAGTGCTGCTATCGCCGTTCAATCGCAACCAGTTCCTCTACCTGCTGCTCGATGGTGAACTGAAGGTCTACCTGGGCTCGCTGGACAACCAGCCAGTCAGCACCCTGCTGCCGGGCGAGTGCGCCGGAGAGATCAGTTTCATCGACAACGATCATCCCTCCGCCTACGTCGTCGCAACCGCTCCTTCGCTGGTGCTGCGTCTGCACCGCGAATCGCTGGTCAACCTGTTCAAGCAGTCGCCACAGCTGATGCAGAATCTCCTGGAACTGCTTTGCGACCGCGTTCGCCAGGGCAACCGGATCATCCTCGACAGCGAGCAGAACGCCAATGTCGACACCCTGACGGGTTGCTTCAACCGCCGCTGGCTGGAGCACGTGTACGAGCGTGAAAGCACCCGCTGCGCGTTCAACGAACAGCCGATGTGCATGCTCATGCTCGATGTCGACCACTTCAAGGCCTACAACGACCAGCACGGCCACCTCGCCGGCGACTACGCCCTGTGCCTGGTGGCCCACACCCTGCGCAACCAGCTGCGCCCCAAGGACAGCATGGCCCGCTACGGTGGCGAGGAGTTCGTCATTCTCCTGCCGGAGATCGACGAGGAAGAAGCCCGCAACATCGGCGAACGCCTGCGCCAGAGCCTGGAACAGATCAGCTCCTTCTATTCTCCCGTCGGCATCCTGCCGGGCGTCACCGTGTCCATCGGCATGGCCCTGATGCAGCCCAAGGACAGCCTCGAGGGCCTGATCGCCCGTGCCGACTGCGCTCTGTACAAGGCCAAGCAGCAAGGTCGCAACTGCCTCTGCGGCTGA
- a CDS encoding dipeptidase, producing the protein MRKLLLTLLVLIIVGCGVFLSLPTLIDRHMNSVAAPAPYPASAPAEQLHQTLFVADLHDDALLWQRNLLEHHDYGHSDLPRLLDGHVGLQVFSTVTKTPRGLNYESNAATTDNITLLVMAQRWPRATWNSLLERALYQGQKLQEAADGSQGRLQLIRTRSDLAAFISTWQKDPQHVAALLATEGLHPLQGKLENVDRLYDAGFRITGLTHFFDNEVGGSAHGLKKGGLTPFGHKVIARLEQKGMLIDLAHASKPLIDDVLKIAKRPLLVSHTGVAGTCPGTRNLSDAHLQAIAATGGLIGIGYWEAAVCETSTAAIVRAIRYTADTVGVEHVALGSDFNGTVHTPFDTTGLAQITEGLQGAGFSQADIALVMGGNVQRLLLASLPQ; encoded by the coding sequence ATGCGCAAACTCCTGCTCACCCTGCTGGTTCTGATAATCGTCGGCTGCGGCGTCTTCCTGAGCCTACCCACCTTGATCGACCGCCACATGAACAGCGTCGCCGCCCCTGCGCCCTACCCGGCCAGCGCGCCTGCGGAACAACTGCACCAGACCCTGTTCGTTGCCGACCTGCACGACGACGCCCTGCTCTGGCAGCGCAACCTGCTCGAACACCATGACTATGGGCACTCCGACCTGCCGCGCCTGCTCGACGGCCATGTCGGCCTGCAGGTGTTCTCCACCGTGACCAAGACTCCACGCGGCCTGAACTACGAGAGCAATGCCGCCACCACCGACAATATCACCCTACTGGTCATGGCCCAGCGCTGGCCACGCGCTACCTGGAACAGCCTGCTCGAGCGCGCGCTGTATCAGGGGCAGAAGCTGCAGGAAGCGGCGGATGGCAGCCAGGGCCGCCTGCAGCTAATTCGCACACGTAGCGATCTTGCCGCCTTTATCAGCACCTGGCAGAAGGACCCGCAGCATGTCGCCGCCCTGCTCGCCACCGAAGGCCTGCACCCACTGCAAGGCAAACTGGAAAACGTCGACCGCCTGTACGACGCCGGGTTTCGCATCACCGGCCTGACCCACTTCTTCGATAACGAAGTCGGCGGCTCGGCGCACGGGCTGAAGAAAGGCGGCCTGACGCCGTTCGGCCACAAGGTCATCGCCCGCCTCGAACAAAAAGGCATGCTGATCGACCTGGCCCACGCCTCGAAGCCGCTGATCGACGACGTACTAAAAATCGCCAAACGCCCGTTGCTGGTCTCGCACACTGGCGTCGCCGGCACCTGCCCCGGCACCCGTAACCTCAGTGATGCGCACCTGCAGGCCATTGCCGCCACAGGCGGGCTGATCGGCATCGGCTACTGGGAAGCCGCCGTCTGCGAAACCTCGACGGCCGCCATCGTGCGCGCCATTCGCTACACGGCAGACACGGTAGGTGTCGAGCACGTGGCCCTCGGCTCGGACTTCAACGGTACGGTGCACACACCATTCGACACCACCGGCCTGGCACAGATCACCGAAGGGCTGCAGGGCGCCGGCTTCAGCCAGGCCGACATCGCCTTGGTCATGGGCGGCAACGTGCAACGCCTGCTGCTCGCCAGCCTGCCGCAATAA